A DNA window from Mytilus trossulus isolate FHL-02 unplaced genomic scaffold, PNRI_Mtr1.1.1.hap1 h1tg000024l__unscaffolded, whole genome shotgun sequence contains the following coding sequences:
- the LOC134698934 gene encoding tetraspanin-16-like, whose amino-acid sequence MGKFLVAERLFLGLTNAVFLFFGAALTIFGFLLQFVEAFNSYYSNTIISLETSLSAAGFSTRTLDFSLSEFAGYLPLALMVSGVLICIISFLGILGATREITWVLLTYGVILIVLMITQIITLSIFYYQPELFTDPIKDSLKSKIKSDYKGLNGTNSVSIGWNFAHQKFSCCGVDSYHDFMGATKWVRFYTDVNVLGTPISCCRTLPTSKDFTCARHPLSGATNNFHKGCFNEMWNMVVGNLAVTVPILSVCLLIQIIFIIITIAIVYANKNGDMKDEYKKFKPSNDDSFLDISSWKTKL is encoded by the exons ATGGGCAAGTTTCTGGTTGCTGAACGGTTATTTCTTGGGTTAACTAATGCAGTCTTTCTG TTTTTTGGAGCAGCtttgacaatttttggattTCTCCTTCAATTTGTAGAGGCTTTTAACAGTTATTATTCGAACACTATAATTAGTTTAGAGACATCGTTATCCGCCGCTGGATTTTCAACTCGTACATTAGATTTCAGTCTGTCAGAGTTTGCTGGCTACTTGCCCTTGGCTTTAATGGTCAGTGGAGTGTTGATATGCATTATATCGTTCCTTGGAATTTTGGGTGCTACAAGAGAAATAACGTGGGTTCTCCTGACCTATGGTGTGATACTTATTGTATTGATGATAACACAGATTATTACCTTGTCCATCTTCTACTATCAACCGGAACTG TTCACAGATCCAATTAAAGATTCCTTAAAGTCAAAGATAAAATCAGATTATAAAGGCCTAAATGGAACCAATTCTGTATCTATTGGTTGGAACTTCGCTCATCAAAAG ttttcttgCTGTGGCGTCGACAGCTATCATGATTTCATGGGAGCCACGAAATGGGTGCGTTTTTATACAGATGTGAACGTCCTAGGAACACCAATTAGCTGTTGCAGAACCCTACCAACATCAAAAGACTTTACCTGTGCCAGACATCCATTATCGGGCGCAACTAATAACTTCCACAAG ggaTGTTTTAATGAGATGTGGAATATGGTTGTAGGCAATCTTGCAGTGACAGTGCCTATTTTATCTGTTTGTTTATTAATACAG ataatattCATTATAATTACTATAGCTATAGTGTACGCAAATAAGAATGGCGATATGAAAGATGAATACAAGAAATTCAAGCCAAGTAATGATGACAGTTTCTTAGACATTTCTTCATGGAAAACTAAATTGTAA